A genomic segment from Mucilaginibacter terrenus encodes:
- a CDS encoding TldD/PmbA family protein has translation MKRKDFLYLTGMGISASMLSNFTAVGSPRVPGTVLRDVDVALKKRMADVALNAARSKGATYTDARIGRYLNQFVVTRDKNIENVVDTESYGMGIRVIANGCWGFAATDKLDNDSIARAAETAVAIAKENSRIQSEPVQLAPQKGYGEVSWKTPIEKNAFEVPMKEKTDLLLSVNDAAFKNGANYVNSILFFVNEQKYFASTDGSYIDQDIHRVWPVFGVTKIDDKSGKFETRSSLSAPRGMGYEYLMPRESDKIHGVTTLYRDRYDMHEDAAAAALQAAQKLKAKSVVPGKYDLVLDPSHLWLTIHESVGHPSELDRVLGYEANFAGTSFLTLDKWESKKFNFGSKNVNIVADKLQPGSLGAVGYDDEGVATKQWDIIKDGVLVNYQAIRDQAHIIGLKESQGCCYSQSWQDVQFQRMPNISLQPGKTPLSVAQMIKNVENGIYIIGDSSFSIDQQRYNFQFSGQLYYEIKNGKITGMLNDVAYQANTQEFWNSCAAVCDKSDYRLGGSFFDGKGQPMQSSAVSHGSSTALFKGVNVINTARKI, from the coding sequence TTGAAAAGAAAAGATTTCCTTTACCTCACCGGCATGGGCATTAGTGCATCTATGCTGAGCAATTTTACGGCCGTGGGCTCGCCACGGGTTCCGGGTACGGTACTTAGGGATGTAGATGTGGCGCTTAAAAAACGCATGGCCGATGTTGCCCTGAACGCCGCCCGCTCTAAAGGCGCCACTTATACCGATGCACGAATCGGTCGCTACCTTAACCAGTTTGTGGTAACCCGCGATAAAAACATCGAGAATGTTGTTGATACCGAATCGTACGGGATGGGTATACGCGTTATTGCCAATGGCTGCTGGGGCTTTGCCGCTACAGACAAGTTGGATAACGACAGTATTGCACGCGCAGCCGAAACAGCTGTTGCCATTGCTAAAGAGAACTCGCGCATACAAAGCGAGCCGGTGCAACTGGCCCCGCAAAAAGGCTACGGCGAGGTAAGCTGGAAAACACCGATAGAAAAGAACGCTTTTGAGGTGCCGATGAAGGAGAAGACAGACCTGCTCCTTTCGGTAAACGATGCTGCATTTAAAAACGGCGCCAACTACGTAAACTCTATCCTGTTCTTTGTTAATGAGCAAAAGTATTTTGCCAGTACAGATGGGTCATACATCGATCAGGATATACACCGCGTTTGGCCGGTATTTGGCGTTACAAAAATTGACGATAAGAGCGGTAAGTTTGAAACCCGCAGCAGCTTAAGCGCACCACGCGGAATGGGATATGAATACCTGATGCCGCGCGAAAGCGATAAGATACATGGTGTGACCACCCTTTACCGCGACCGTTATGATATGCACGAGGATGCCGCTGCCGCAGCTTTGCAGGCAGCGCAAAAGCTGAAGGCAAAAAGCGTGGTACCCGGCAAATACGATTTAGTGCTGGACCCAAGCCACCTGTGGCTGACCATTCACGAATCGGTAGGGCACCCAAGCGAACTGGACCGCGTACTGGGCTACGAAGCCAATTTTGCAGGCACCAGCTTCCTGACGCTGGATAAATGGGAATCAAAGAAGTTTAACTTCGGCAGCAAGAACGTGAACATTGTGGCCGACAAGCTGCAGCCCGGCTCGTTGGGTGCAGTAGGTTACGACGACGAAGGTGTGGCTACAAAACAATGGGACATTATCAAAGATGGTGTACTGGTAAACTACCAGGCCATACGCGACCAGGCACATATTATTGGCCTTAAAGAGTCACAGGGATGCTGCTACTCGCAAAGCTGGCAGGACGTACAGTTCCAGCGCATGCCCAACATCTCTCTACAGCCGGGTAAAACCCCGCTGAGTGTAGCCCAGATGATTAAGAATGTGGAGAACGGCATATACATCATCGGCGACAGCTCATTCTCTATAGACCAGCAGCGCTACAACTTCCAGTTCAGCGGGCAGCTATATTACGAGATAAAGAACGGAAAGATAACCGGCATGCTTAACGATGTTGCCTACCAGGCCAACACCCAGGAGTTCTGGAACTCCTGCGCTGCTGTTTGCGATAAGAGCGATTACCGCCTGGGCGGCTCCTTCTTTGACGGTAAAGGGCAGCCTATGCAGTCAAGCGCGGTATCACACGGCTCGTCAACCGCATTGTTTAAAGGCGTAAACGTTATTAACACAGCAAGAAAGATTTAA
- a CDS encoding RDD family protein produces MAKSKIHYLSGMINSYYLLINNEKTGPYTQYELMDMDLDVNTLILSPLADDWQDMSELPEFAYYFENRGIYLPRKANLASFWWRLLAYIIDYIMIIIGAMILGVIYFTIKAFAGGTITAEDNAANEGIYNIIGIALMIIYHSVCEATTLRGGIGKVACKLSVVDVDGNRLTFGKAFSRNAGKLLSSLVLGIGFLRILWDDHNQAWHDSIAKTYVIRRS; encoded by the coding sequence TTGGCTAAATCTAAAATTCATTATCTTTCGGGAATGATCAATAGCTATTACCTCCTTATCAATAACGAAAAAACAGGCCCATATACCCAATATGAATTAATGGATATGGACCTTGATGTAAATACCCTCATCCTGTCGCCCCTGGCAGACGATTGGCAGGACATGTCTGAACTGCCAGAGTTCGCTTATTATTTTGAGAACCGTGGTATTTACCTCCCGAGAAAAGCCAATCTAGCTTCTTTCTGGTGGCGCCTGCTGGCTTATATTATAGATTATATCATGATCATTATCGGTGCCATGATTTTAGGTGTTATATATTTCACCATAAAGGCGTTTGCCGGCGGTACTATAACAGCAGAAGATAATGCAGCAAACGAAGGAATTTATAACATAATAGGTATTGCGCTGATGATCATCTACCATTCTGTTTGCGAGGCTACTACCTTGCGTGGCGGTATTGGTAAAGTAGCATGCAAGCTCTCCGTTGTTGACGTTGACGGCAACCGGCTTACATTTGGCAAGGCCTTCTCACGTAATGCGGGTAAGTTACTATCCAGTCTTGTGCTGGGGATAGGGTTCCTGCGTATATTATGGGACGACCACAACCAGGCCTGGCATGATTCAATTGCTAAAACGTACGTAATCCGCAGGAGTTAG
- a CDS encoding AAA family ATPase, whose protein sequence is MELTEANITALLAKLPLLKTEIQKVIVGQDAILDELLVAFLAGGHCLLEGVPGLAKTLIVKTMSQALHLAFRRIQFTPDLMPTDIIGTEILEEDHATGKRFFKFNKGPIFANIILADEINRTPPKTQSALLEAMQEFEVTYGGQTYPLDKPFFILATQNPIEQAGTYPLPEAQLDRFLLLVKIGYPTEQEEFEVLNRTTGAKKNEINAVITAEEITQAQALVRQVTINEALTRYVSHIIRATRPDTTTIPYIKEWVRWGAGPRAGQALILTAKARALLKGRYTVLMEDIHAMAPAVLRHRILMNFKAEAEGITSDKVTAELIRVIERKGAL, encoded by the coding sequence TTGGAACTTACAGAAGCTAATATAACGGCATTGCTTGCGAAGCTGCCGCTGCTGAAAACAGAGATACAAAAGGTAATTGTTGGGCAGGATGCCATACTGGATGAACTACTGGTAGCTTTCCTTGCAGGCGGGCATTGCCTGCTGGAAGGAGTACCCGGGCTGGCTAAAACGCTTATTGTAAAAACCATGTCGCAAGCGCTGCACCTGGCATTCAGGCGCATACAGTTCACGCCCGACCTGATGCCGACAGACATAATTGGCACCGAGATATTGGAAGAGGACCACGCAACAGGCAAACGCTTCTTCAAGTTTAACAAAGGGCCAATTTTTGCCAACATTATACTGGCAGATGAGATCAACAGGACGCCGCCTAAAACACAGTCGGCCCTGCTGGAAGCCATGCAGGAGTTCGAGGTGACCTACGGCGGCCAAACCTATCCGCTGGATAAGCCGTTTTTTATCCTGGCGACACAAAATCCCATCGAACAAGCCGGCACATACCCTTTACCAGAGGCGCAACTGGACAGGTTCCTGCTGCTGGTGAAGATAGGCTACCCTACCGAGCAGGAGGAGTTTGAGGTATTAAACCGCACTACAGGTGCAAAGAAAAACGAGATAAATGCAGTGATCACTGCAGAAGAAATTACCCAGGCGCAGGCACTGGTTAGGCAGGTAACCATAAATGAGGCCCTTACCCGTTATGTAAGCCACATTATCCGCGCCACCCGGCCAGATACCACAACCATCCCTTATATAAAAGAATGGGTACGCTGGGGCGCTGGTCCGCGGGCGGGGCAAGCACTTATACTTACTGCCAAAGCGCGGGCATTGCTAAAAGGCAGGTACACCGTGCTGATGGAAGACATTCATGCAATGGCACCCGCAGTACTCCGCCACCGCATCCTGATGAACTTTAAAGCGGAAGCAGAGGGTATTACATCTGACAAAGTAACGGCAGAACTGATAAGAGTTATCGAGAGGAAAGGGGCCTTGTAA
- a CDS encoding BatA domain-containing protein, with the protein MFLSPIWFFALAALSIPVAIHLWNIRPGNTLKVGSISLITEASKSTRRSFKLLDILLLILRCLLLALLAVFLAQPIWRNNAPAKQAKGWVLIPYANFNETYQHFKPGVDSLLAKGYDLHFFQKGFAIPDLKKTPIAKLVSDSIKDDGSLNYWELINLANSRVPAGLPVYVFTPNSAQYFRGQKPATALRLKWRTYTQKDSTARFISGAQLNRDGDILLSEGNSSPSGTVYTTRVIKPGGDTQTEVTVNNGKSFISLKNTRQEAVIVDTSTLRIAIYAGENTLDAKYLKAALDAAVSFTGRKAIIKTYNEASFIPSAQTWLFWLSTRQISSALMNSSANVFKYQAGKPMDVATKIYPGGTKINKLIIPKQTGEAVWTDGFGNSVLSMAKQGKTSVYTFSSRFNPSWSDLVWNDAFPKQMLTLVTGENHQVPAKYDRGILSQQQIQPDSTLGSSVPISSAKELPVDVSRYFWLALVVVFLAERIVAYKTKQAKNG; encoded by the coding sequence ATGTTCCTTTCCCCCATATGGTTTTTTGCACTGGCTGCGCTAAGCATCCCGGTGGCAATACACCTGTGGAACATCCGCCCGGGAAACACGCTCAAAGTAGGCAGCATATCGCTCATTACAGAAGCCTCTAAAAGCACGCGCCGCAGCTTCAAACTGCTGGATATTTTGTTACTGATATTACGTTGTTTACTGCTAGCGCTCCTTGCCGTTTTCCTCGCGCAACCAATTTGGAGAAACAACGCACCTGCAAAGCAGGCAAAAGGCTGGGTGCTGATCCCCTACGCAAACTTTAATGAAACCTATCAACACTTTAAACCCGGTGTAGATTCTTTACTGGCAAAGGGTTATGACCTGCATTTTTTTCAGAAAGGGTTCGCAATTCCCGATCTAAAGAAAACGCCAATTGCGAAATTGGTATCAGACAGTATAAAAGACGATGGCAGTCTTAACTATTGGGAGCTCATTAACCTGGCTAATTCACGTGTGCCTGCAGGTTTGCCGGTGTATGTATTTACTCCGAATAGCGCACAGTATTTTAGAGGACAAAAACCAGCAACAGCACTGCGTTTAAAGTGGAGGACCTATACTCAAAAGGATTCTACAGCTCGCTTTATCTCCGGCGCTCAGCTCAACAGAGATGGTGATATCCTCCTTTCTGAAGGGAATAGTTCCCCATCCGGAACTGTTTACACCACAAGGGTTATAAAGCCCGGCGGTGACACACAGACAGAAGTGACTGTAAACAATGGCAAATCTTTCATTTCTTTAAAAAATACCCGGCAGGAAGCCGTAATTGTGGATACCTCAACGCTGCGTATCGCGATCTATGCCGGCGAGAACACGCTTGATGCAAAATATCTGAAAGCAGCGCTTGATGCTGCTGTGAGCTTTACCGGCAGAAAGGCAATAATAAAAACGTATAATGAAGCAAGTTTTATACCTTCTGCACAAACGTGGTTGTTTTGGTTATCTACCAGGCAAATTAGCAGCGCGTTAATGAATAGCTCCGCCAACGTTTTCAAGTATCAGGCGGGTAAGCCGATGGATGTTGCTACAAAAATTTACCCCGGGGGGACGAAAATCAACAAATTGATCATACCAAAACAAACAGGCGAAGCAGTGTGGACGGACGGTTTTGGCAATAGCGTGTTAAGCATGGCAAAACAAGGTAAAACCAGCGTTTACACTTTTAGCAGCCGTTTCAACCCGTCATGGAGCGACCTTGTTTGGAACGATGCATTTCCTAAACAAATGTTAACTTTAGTAACTGGCGAGAACCATCAGGTACCTGCAAAATACGACCGTGGCATACTTAGCCAACAGCAAATACAGCCGGATTCTACATTGGGTAGTTCTGTGCCGATATCATCTGCTAAAGAACTTCCGGTAGATGTCTCCCGATACTTTTGGCTGGCGCTTGTAGTAGTATTC
- a CDS encoding DUF58 domain-containing protein, which yields MLDPKTLMTIKDLPLLAKTVIDGFMNGFNKSSVKGPGLEFSQYRSYQPGDDLRWLDWKMFARSDRYYIRESEVETSISVRFLVDASASMDHVDNNGVKKIDYARFLTASLAYLANLQGDSVALNVFKEGGLFSLPSKADPQHLQRLFYHLKQVSPAGVFTQPVHYKELFAGNGRKELLVFVTDMYQADGEINTLLDSLAALRHEVIVFHLMGQNELDLDFEGYSTLEDLETGEVVQVNTRAAQAEYKQRLQNYIASLRLSLAGKHIAYRMISTGQPLDEALREFLVQRKKGFI from the coding sequence ATGCTGGATCCGAAAACATTAATGACCATTAAAGATTTGCCGTTGCTGGCTAAAACGGTTATTGACGGGTTTATGAACGGGTTCAACAAAAGCTCAGTTAAAGGCCCCGGACTGGAGTTTAGCCAATACCGCAGCTATCAGCCGGGCGATGACCTGCGCTGGCTGGACTGGAAGATGTTTGCCCGCAGCGACAGGTATTATATCCGCGAGTCGGAAGTGGAGACCAGTATCTCCGTGCGTTTCCTGGTTGATGCCAGCGCCTCAATGGATCATGTAGATAACAACGGCGTTAAAAAGATAGACTACGCTCGTTTTCTTACTGCTTCGCTGGCTTACCTGGCCAATTTGCAGGGAGATTCGGTTGCGTTGAATGTATTTAAAGAGGGCGGGTTATTTTCACTGCCATCCAAAGCTGACCCGCAGCATTTACAACGATTGTTCTACCATTTAAAGCAGGTAAGTCCGGCTGGTGTGTTTACCCAACCAGTTCACTATAAAGAACTGTTCGCCGGTAACGGCCGTAAGGAATTACTGGTCTTCGTAACCGATATGTACCAGGCAGATGGCGAGATAAATACCTTGCTTGATTCGCTTGCCGCGCTAAGGCATGAAGTGATCGTATTTCACCTGATGGGGCAAAATGAACTGGACCTGGATTTTGAAGGTTACAGCACTCTGGAAGACCTGGAAACCGGCGAAGTGGTGCAGGTAAACACCCGCGCCGCGCAGGCCGAATATAAGCAGCGCCTGCAAAACTATATTGCCAGCCTGCGCCTAAGCCTTGCGGGTAAGCACATTGCCTATCGCATGATCAGCACCGGGCAACCGCTGGATGAAGCGTTGCGGGAGTTCTTAGTACAACGTAAGAAAGGGTTTATTTAA
- a CDS encoding DUF4159 domain-containing protein has product MGYGSKFTFARLSYHSGDWDTDQRMPSNLLNSLIEYTTIPVEPHEKVVPLSSNDIFNYPFLYLSGHKLVQFDTVERANFKKYVQNGGFVFVDDCNHDIDGLFAKSFEAQMAALFGASALKKIPNNHKLYHSFFSFDKGPPTTTFELNGWGDDLVHDYLKAIEVNGRIGVLYSSKDYGCEWDYDFRNKRFMAEDNTKFGVNIIVYAMSL; this is encoded by the coding sequence ATGGGTTACGGGTCTAAATTTACTTTTGCAAGATTAAGCTACCACAGCGGCGACTGGGACACCGACCAGCGCATGCCCTCTAACCTGCTCAACTCGCTTATCGAGTACACTACTATCCCCGTTGAGCCGCATGAAAAGGTGGTGCCGCTAAGCAGTAACGATATATTTAACTATCCCTTTTTATACCTCAGCGGCCACAAGCTGGTACAGTTTGATACCGTAGAGAGGGCCAACTTCAAAAAATATGTACAGAACGGCGGCTTTGTTTTTGTAGACGACTGCAACCATGATATTGACGGGCTTTTTGCTAAATCGTTCGAGGCGCAAATGGCGGCGTTGTTCGGTGCATCAGCCTTAAAAAAGATCCCCAACAACCATAAGCTGTACCACTCCTTTTTCAGCTTTGATAAGGGGCCGCCTACCACTACCTTTGAACTGAATGGCTGGGGCGACGACCTGGTTCACGATTACCTGAAAGCGATTGAGGTGAACGGACGAATAGGCGTTTTATATAGCAGCAAGGATTATGGCTGCGAGTGGGATTACGACTTCCGCAACAAGCGCTTTATGGCCGAGGATAATACCAAGTTTGGTGTGAACATTATTGTTTACGCGATGAGCCTTTAA